Proteins from one Melospiza melodia melodia isolate bMelMel2 chromosome 18, bMelMel2.pri, whole genome shotgun sequence genomic window:
- the SCNN1B gene encoding amiloride-sensitive sodium channel subunit beta yields MNLKKYLVRALHRLQKGPGYTYKELLVWYCDNTNTHGPKRIIKEGPKKKLIWFFLTLLFASLVFWQWGILINTYLSYNVTSSLSIGFKTMKFPAVTICNANPFKYSEVKPLLKELDRLIDAALERILQPTPGNSTENTSLPLDLELWNQIPLVLIDEHDKDNPIILDIFETNQTAVDNENATDSRANVSSDTAERHQLYGINGTMDNETTEVNQTTATPAPANTTLEEKKYKLAVKLCSHQGSENCTYRNFSSAAQAVTEWYILQSTSILSKVPLHERIRMGYQAEDMILACLYGAEPCNYKNFTQIYHPDHGNCYIFNWGMDEEALNSSNPGAEFGLKLILDISQQDYIPYLSSAAGARLMLHQQKSFPFLKDQGIYAMAGTETSIGVLVDELERMGYPYSDCTLNGSDVPVKNLYSQYNTSYSIQACLRSCFQNHMVEICGCGHYMFPLPEGVSYCNNQDNPGWAYCYSSLRSSIKQRQICIDSCKETCNDTQYKMTISMADWPSEASEDWIFHILSYERDMSTNVTLDRNGIIKLNIYFQEYNYRTISESAATTIVWLLSSLGGQFGFWMGGSVLCLIEFGEIIIDSLWITVINVISWCKGLKQRRARARYPDAPPTVSGLVEAHTNLGFQHELVGAPALPPEPGTPPPNYDSLRVQPLDTLGPDSDADTE; encoded by the exons ATGAACCTGAAGAAGTACCTGGTGCGGGCGCTGCACCGCCTGCAGAAGGGCCCTGGCTACACCTACAAGGAGCTGCTGGTCTGGTACTGCGACAACACCAACACCCACGGCCCCAAGCGCATCATCAAGGAGGGGCCAAAGAAGAAATTAATCTGGTTCTTCCTAACGCTGCTCTTTGCATCCCTGGTCTTCTGGCAGTGGGGGATCCTCATCAACACCTACCTCTCCTACAATGTCACCTCATCCCTCTCCATTGGCTTTAAGACCATGAAGTTCCCCGCAGTCACCATCTGCAACGCCAACCCCTTCAA GTACTCGGAGGTGAAGCCCCTGCTGAAGGAGCTGGACAGGCTCATCGACGCAGCCCTGGAGAGGATCCTGCAGCCCACACCAGGCAACAGCACTGAGAACACGTCCCTGCCACTCGACCTGGAGCTCTGGAACCAGATCCCCCTGGTCCTCATTGATGAGCACGACAAAGACAATCCCATCATCCTGGACATCTTTGAGACCAACCAGACTGCTGTGGACAATGAAAATGCCACAGACAGCAGAGCCAATGTGAGCAGTGACACTGCTGAGCGCCACCAGCTCTATGGGATCAATGGAACCATGGACAATGAAACCACTGAGGTGAACCAAACCACTGCTACACCTGCCCCGGCCAACACCACGTTGGAAGAGAAGAAGTACAAGCTGGCAGTGAAACTG tgcaGCCACCAGGGCTCTGAGAACTGCACGTACAGGAACTTCAGCAGCGCGGCGCAGGCGGTGACCGAGTGGTACATCCTGCAGTCCACCTCCATCCTCTCCAAGGTCCCGCTGCACGAGAGGATCAGGATGGGCTACCAGGCAGAGGACATGATCCTGGCCTGTCTCTATGGGGCTGAGCCCTGCAACTACAA GAATTTCACCCAAATCTACCACCCAGACCATGGTAACTGCTACATATTTAACTGGGGCATGGATGAAGAGGCTCTGAATTCTTCCAACCCCGGGGCTGAGTTTG GGCTGAAGCTGATTCTGGACATCAGCCAGCAGGACTACATTCCCTACCTGTCCTCTGCCGCTGGGGCCAGGCTCATGCTGCACCAGCAGAAGAGCTTTCCCTTCCTCAAGGACCAGGGCATCTACGCCATGGCTGGGACAGAAACCTCCATTGGAGTGCTGGTG GACGAGCTGGAGAGGATGGGTTACCCCTACAGCGACTGCACCCTGAACGGCTCCGACGTCCCCGTCAAAAACCTCTACAGCCAGTACAACACCTCCTACTCCATCCAG GCCTGCCTGCGCTCCTGCTTCCAGAACCACATGGTGGAgatctgtggctgtgggcactaCATGTTCCCTCTGCCTGAAGGGGTCAGTTACTGCAATAACCAGGACAACCCAGGCTGGG CATATTGCTATTCCTCACTGAGGTCCAGCATAAAACAGCGTCAGATCTGCATTGACTCCTGCAAAGAAACATGCAA TGACACCCAGTACAAAATGACCATCTCCATGGCGGACTGGCCATCAGAAGCCTCTGAG GACTGGATTTTCCATATTCTGTCTTATGAAAGGGATATGTCAACAAATGTGACTCTGGACAG GAATGGAATCATCAAGCTGAACATTTACTTCCAGGAGTACAACTACCGCACCATCTCGGAGTCAGCTGCCACCACG ATCGTTTGGCTGCTGTCGAGCCTGGGAGGCCAGTTTGGGTTCTGGATGGGGGGCTCGGTGCTGTGCCTCATTGAGTTTGGGGAGATCATCATCGACTCGCTGTGGATCACCGTCATCAACGTCATCAGCTGGTGCAAGGGCCTGAAGCAGCGGCGGGCGCGGGCGCGGTACCCAGACGCGCCGCCCACGGTGTCGGGGCTGGTGGAGGCTCACACCAACCTGGGCTTCCAGCACGAGCTCGTGggggccccggcgctgccccccGAGCCCGGCACGCCCCCGCCCAACTACGACTCCCTGCGGGTGCAGCCCCTGGACACGCTGGGCCCCGACAGCGATGCGGACACCGAGTGA